DNA from Microvirga ossetica:
CTTCACGCCCATCTGGTCCGCCTCGAGCTCCTGCGCCCGCGAGAAGCTCGCCAGCGCGGACCGCGCCTGGCTTTGCGCCACGGCGGCCTCCTCGGCATCGTTCAGCACGTTCTCGGCCACGCGCTCGATCAGGTCGGAGCGGGCCTGCAGCTCGCTGCGCTGCGAGGCATGGCGAAGCGTGACGTGGGCGATCTCGTGCGAGAGAACCGCCGCCACCTCGGACGTATCGTTGGCGAGCGCCAGGAGCCCGCGCGTCACGTAGAGGCGGCCGTTGGGAAGGGCGAAGGCATTGACCACCGGCGAGTTGAGGATCGTCACCTGGAAGGTCTCGTCCGGCCGGTCGGTGGCCATGACCAGCCGGTTCGTCACGTCGGTCAGCATCTGCTGGAGCTGCGGCGCGCGGCCTTCGCCGCCGAAAGCCCGCACCAGACGGACATGGTCGCGGTCCCGGTCCGGGCCGAGGACCCGCGGCGCATTGGCGGGGAGCGAGACATCGCCGCCGAAGCTCGTGCAGCCGGCGAGACAAGCCGCAAGCACGATGCTGCCGAGGATGGGGCTCATGCATCGGGCCCAAAAGTGGACACCACTTTTGGGATCTATCCGATGCTTGCTCTTTACGCTGGCGCATCGCTGAGCGCGGAAAACCGGGTCCACTTTTCCGCACGATGCGCTAGCTGTTCGACGTGTTGTGCTCATGCTCGTTCATCGTGGCAGGCGGTCACCCTCAAGACGCTCAATCATTTCCGGTATGACAATGGAGAAAGCCGTCCCTTGCCAAGGCTGCAAAATGCCTCGGGCCCTGATCCGCCGTCCCTTGAGCGCCTCGGCGCCCATGCCGCGATCCGACATCCGTTTCCAGGTCTTCCGAGGAATGATGATCGTGAAGTCTTCTGCCCAGAGCCCCCCGAAGTTCAAATAGGTGCGTTGCGTGCGCTCGCCGATGCTTCTGATGCGACCTTCGACCAGCACGAAACGACCGGCCCGGTCGCGCAGGCGCTCCGGCTGACTGACATCCAGGGGCTTATAGCGGTCATCCGCCCAAACACCAAGGCGTCGTTCGCGGGCAAAAGCCTCGAGGGGCAGCAATTCCGGCTGGCAGAAAACCTCGTCGATGCCCGGGTCGACGATGGCGAGGCCCGCTTCGACCAGCGTCCGGCTCCAATCGGGTGCCGCCGGCTCCTCCGACAGCCGGATGCGTACGGAAACCCGGTTCCACCGATCGGGCGTTCCCGATGACGCCTCCACGCGAAGCGACCGGTCGATTCGCGCGCGCAGCCAGGAGAGGGCCATATCCCGATGCGGCGGCTCGTCCGGCAAGCGGATTCCCGACAGCTTGGCCAAACGGCCGGAGGCGAGGTTGAGATCGCCCTCGGGCGTCAGGTCCTGCAGCCGGTCGGGCTGCGTCAGTGCGAGACAACCCGGTTCGCCCTGCGCGCGCTGCGCCAGGGCCGGAGATGAGATCGCCCAGAGGCTCGCAGCCAGAACAATGCGCAGGGTGGTTCCCGTCATGAGACGGAATCATATCCGGTCCGGAGAAAACGGCTACGCTTCAGAGGTTTCCTACCAGCGGATCACCACGACCGTCTGGCTGCCGTTGCCGAGTTCGACCGCCTCGGTGCCTTGCGCCTTGCGGTCCTGCTCCTTCGCGTTCTCGACGATTTCGACCTCTTCCACATGCGCGGCGAAGGCCTCGTCCACCTCGGCCACACAAAGCAGGGTGTCGGGAGGAAGATTCTGAACCTGCCTGAGAAAATCGCGAAGCGTCTGCGCCATGATCGGCCTCCGGTTGCCTTCACCAACCGGTCCGAGGAAGGCGGGTTCCGTGGTCGCTCCTTCGGATGCCCCTGCGAGATCGTAAGCCGACAAGCCTCTGGAATGCCCCACCCGACCGTGCTAAATCCCGCCTCTCAAGCGGTCCCGTAGCTCAGCAGGACAGAGCAGCGGTTTCCTAAACCGAAGGTCGGAAGTTCGAGTCTTCCCGGGATCGCCAGTCTTTTCCAAATATCCTGTGCCTATCTCCCCATCCGCGCGACGGCAGCCTTGGCGTCGTCGAGGTCGGGGGCGTCGATGTGGCGGTAGCGGGCCTGGACGAGGCCGAAGAGGCCGAAGGCGAGGAGGCCGAGCGCCGTGAGGGCCAGGAGCACCCAGCCATAGGGCTGCTGCTGCAGCGCCTGAAGCGCGCCGCCAAGGCCGTGTGCCTCCGACGAGGAGGCGTGAAGGGCGGCAAGGCCCAGGAAGCCGCCGATCAGGAGGAAGACCACGCCGCGGGCGGCAAAGCCCGCGCGGCCAAGGCTGCAGATCCATGTCCGCTTGTCGGCAGGCAGCGACAGCCGTTCCGCCACGTTGCCGCGCCACGCCTTGACGAGAAAGGCAAGGCCCGCTCCTGCGACCGCGAGGCCGACGAGGCCCACAAGCCATTGGCCGAAGGGCTGGCTCATGAGCTAGGCCGTCCAGTCCTGGGCCGCCCGGTCCTCGCTGCCGCCCGAGCCGCGTCCGAGGGCGAGGTTGAGGGCCGAGAGCGCAAGGCCGGCATAGATGAACCCGCCGATCAGATGCGCGCCACGCACGCCCCAGCCCTTCATGTCGGAGCCGCGACGGTCGGCATCGGTCAGGGCCTCCAGAATCCGCCAGGCGCAGAAGCCGAACAGGCCGAGCGCGATCAGGATCAGCCAGAACTGGCCGAAGGGCTGCGCGAGCACGGTCTGGAGCGCGCCGCGGCTGCCCTCCGTCCGTCCGCCGGATCCGATGGCGGCGAGGAGGGCAAGCGCCCCGACGAGGCAATAGACCACGCCCCGCGCGCCGTAGCCCAATCGGGCAAAGGTCTCGACGGGATTGCGGACGGGATCGGGCATGGGATTGCGGCTCCTTTGTGTTGCTGGTGAACCGCCAAGCCTTCTCGGATGTTCCCTGACCGAACGGTCCGGCCGGGCACGGATCAGGGCGGTCGGCCTGGAACGGATGCGCTCTGCTGGCGCCAGATCGTGAGCAGGGCCGCCATCAGGACCGGACCGAGGAAAAGGCCGATCAGGCCGAAGGTCTCAAGGCCGCCGAGAATGCCGAGCAGGGTCCACAGGAAGGGCAGGCGAACCGCTCCGCCGATCAGAGCCGGCTGCACGAGATTATCGCCGATCAGCATGACCGCGGCACCCCATCCCACGATGGCGGCGGCCGCGAGGATCGGCCCGCCGGTCAGGACCAGCGCCACGGCGGCGGTGCCGAAGGCGATCCAGGCGCCCAGGGGCAGCATCGCGAAGGCGGCGGTGAGGATCGCGAACAGGGCGGCGTTGGGAACGCCGGCGACCAGGTAGCCGATGCCGATGAGAATGCCCTCGCCGACGGCCACGAGGATGGTGCCGTTCACCGTGCCGCGCACGGCGGCAGCCATGCTTTCCGCCAAGCGCTCGCCCGGATGCCCGAACCAGCGGTCGATGACGGCCAGGACGTGATGGCCGATCTCGTCGCCGCTGCGCAGCAGGATGAAGAGGGTCAGGAAGGTCAGGAAGGCGTGCAGCAGATGCGAGATCAGCGCCCCGCCCAGGGTTTTCGACCATCCGGTCACGGTCTCGCCGTCGATGCCGCTCAGGAGTTCTCCTGCGGATTGCGGCCGTCCCAGATGGGCTTGCCACCAAGCCGCGAGTTGATCGCCGACGAGCGGCAGACGATGAACCCAGTCGGGCGCCGGCAGGCCGTTCTGCTGAAGGTTCGTCAGCCATTGCAGCGCGAACTGACCCTCGCGGCCGATCTCGGTGAGCGCGAGGGCGATGGGAACGAGGAGGAGGATGGCAAGACAGGCCGTCACGAGCAGCGGCGCCGCGATGCGCGATCCCCCGAAGCGGGCCTGTACCCGGCGATAGAGCGGCCAGACGCTGATGGCGATGATCACCGCCCAGCCGAGGGTGATGAGATAGGATTGGATCATCCACAGCGTCAGCGCCAGAAGGAGCGCCGCGCCGACGAAGCGCGTCGTCCGGCGCTTTCGCGCGTTGGGCGCGCTGTCCGATGGTGGCGGGGGAGGAGCTTCGACGCGCTCTTGCATAGTCGAGGAATCTAGACCCGCGATCGCGCCCGCCAATGCCGGTCAGCCGGGGTGCGACCGCGAGAGCAGGTCCTCCACGAGCGGAGGCACCGAGAGCAGAAGCAGCAACGCCGCGAAAGGCAGCGAGAAGAGCAGGCCGATCCGGTCGAACCCGATGGCGCCGATGACGCCGCCGATGAAGAAAGAACACAGCAGCAGGACGAGGAGCCGCAGCTTGCCGCGGTCCGCGAGGACGCGATCCGCCTTGCTCTTGTCCCGGTTCCAATAGGCGAGCTTGCCGAGCTCGATCCCGATATCGGTGACGATGCCGGTCACGTGGGTGGTGCGCATGCGCGCGCCGGAGATCTTGGTGACGGTGGCGTTCTGCAAACCCATGATGAAGCACAGGAGTGGCACCGCGACCGCGACGAAGCCCGGCGAGGGCTGGGCGAGCCAGCCGAGGATGCCGAAGCCGAGGAGCAGCAGCGCCTCGAGCGCCAGGGGCATGGCGAAGCGGCTGTGCAGGCTGTGGCGGCGGCCCCAGTTGATCAGGATGGCGGAGCAGGCGGCACCGAGGACGAAGGGCAGAAAGGCCGCAAAGCCAAGTCCCACAACGCCGAGCGCTCCCAGAGCCAGATTGTCGGCCATGGACGAGAGAATCCCGGACATGTGCGAGGTGTAATGGCCGACAGCGAGGAAGCCGCCAGCATTGATCGCGCCGGCCACGAAGGTCAGCACCAGGCCGAGCAGCGTGTCGGCCGCATCGGAGCGCTCGGAGGCGGCGATGCCCTTCACCGACCGGACGGAGCGGGTGGTGAGGCTGTGCTGCTGTCGGATTGTCGGCGGCCCGTTCATCGCGACCAGTCTAGGGCCGATCCCTCGACTCAGCCAAGGCCTAGGGCCGCGCGATCTCCGGCTACTCCACGATGCCGATCGCGGCAGAAGCGCGCCGCTCCATGGGCGGAATGCGGAACGTCTTGACGATCTCGGCATCGCCAATGGGTTCGGCGAGCGAGTTGCCGCCGACGAAGACCTGGATCGTGCCGGCCTCGACGAGATAGGTGCCGTCGTCGAGATGGAAGCCGAGCGATTCGACCGGCACCTGCAGGGTCACCCGCTTCGCCTCGCCGGGCTTGAGGGCGATCTTCTCGAAGGCCTTCAATTCGCGCAAGGGGCGGCTGCGGCTCGCCACCGGATCGCGGGTATAGAGCTGCACCACCTCCTGGCCGTCGCGCGCACCGGTGTTCTTCACGGTCACCGAGACCTCCAGCGTCTCACCTTCGCCGATCTGCTTCTGGGCGATCGCCGTGTCGGAATAGGCGAACTGGGTGTAGCTCAGGCCCCAGCCGAACGGGTAGAGCGGCGTGATCGCCTCGTCGATGTAATGCAGGGTGAAGCGGTTGTTCGGCAGGGTCGGCCGGCCGGTGGGCAAGCGGTTGTAGTAGATCGGCATCTGGCCCGTGGCGCGCGGCCAGGTGACGGGCAGCTTGCCGCTTGGGCTCACGTCGCCGAACAGCACGTCGGCCACCGCGGGGCCCGCCTCCGTGCCCGGATACCAGGTCATCAGGATCGACGGGAAGCTCTCGGCCACCGGCCCCAGCACCTGCGGACGGCCGCCCACGATCACGAGGGCGACCGGCTTGCCGGTCCCGGCGAGCGCTTCCAGCACCTCGATCTGCTTGCCGTTGAGCTCCATATGGGCGCGGGACGCAGCCTCGCCGGAGAGTTCCTGCGGCTCGCCGAAGACGGCGATCACGAAATCCGATCGCTTCGCCGCGTCAACGGCCGCCTGCAGGCCCTCCGTGTTGCGGCAGAACAGGTCGCAGGCAGGAGCATGATGCACGGCAATGCCGGCTCCTTCGGCACGGCGACGGATGCCTTCGAGGATCGAGACGCTGTCCTCCTTGTGCCCGCGCGCCGCGTGCGGGCCCATCTGGTCGTGGGGCGCATCGGCGAGGGGGCCGACCACTGCAACGGAGCGGACGCTCGACGGGATCGGCAGCACGTCGCCGCGGTTCTGCAGCAGCACGAAGGTCTCGCGCGCCACCTCGCGGGCGGCTTGGCGCGATTCCGGCGACGGGAAGGCGCTGTCGAGATGGGACGTATCGATGTCCGGACGGTCGAACAGGCCCATGCGGAACTTGGTGCGCAGCACGCGGCGGACCGACTCGTCGATCACGCTTTCCGGCACCCGGCCGGCGCGCACCTCGTCGGGTAGGTGCTTGATGTAGAGCAGGCCCATCATGTCCATGTCGACGCCGGCGAGGATCGCCTTGCGCGCGGCCTCGGCGCCGTCCGCCGCAATGCCGTGGTTGATGAGTTCGCCGATGCCGACCCAGTCGGAGGTGACGAAGCCGTCGAAGCCCCATTGCTTGCGCAGCACATCGGTCAAAAGCCAGGGATTGGCCGTCGAGGGCTCGCCGTTGAGCGCGTTGAAGGCGGCCATGAAGCTCGCCGTGCCGGCCTCCACGGCGGCGCGGAAGGGCGGCAGATAGGTGTCGTACATTTCCGCGCGGGGAATGTAGGTGGTGTCGTAGTCGCGTCCGCCCTGGGGCGCGCCATAGCCCGCGAAATGCTTCGCCGCAGCAGCCAGGCCTCCCTTGCGGAAACCTTCGACGCGGGCCGCGGTGAGAGCAGCCCCCAGCGTGGGATCCTCGCCGAAACCTTCGACGATGCGGCCCCAGCGGCTGTCGCGCGAAAGATCCGCCATCGGCGCGAAGGTCCAGTTCACGCCCACATAGGCCGCTTCCTTGGCGGCCCATTCCGAGGCGAACCGCGAGATGCGCGGGCTGAAGGCGGCGGCCTCTCCCAAGGGAAGCGGGAACTGCGTGCGGAAGCCGTGCAGCACGTCGAGCCCGAAGAGCGGCGGGATCTTGAGACGGCTCTGGCGTGCAAGGGCCTGGGCGCGGGCCACGTCCGGCGCGCTGTTGAAGTTGAGGAGAGCGCCGGCCTTGCCCTCCGAGATGTCCTCCCAGCGCAGCGGCGGGCCATGGGAGACAAGGTTCAGCTGGCCGACCTTCTCCTCCAGGGTCATCTGGGCGAGGAGCTCGTTCACACGGCGTTCGATCGCTTCCTGGGCTCCCGCCATCGGGAGAAATGTGGCCGTCATAGCCAAGGCAAGGGTCAGTTGCGTCAAGCCAGGGACATCAGAAAGCCGCACAATTATCTCCTTTATCGGGCACTAACACTTTATTGCGAGGCCGTGCTCGCTTGCCGTCCGGATTGCGTTAGCCAAGATAGGCGTTGCAAGTGGCGTCTGGGGGGCGCCAGGTCAATTCATATTTTCGAAAAGCGGATTCCTTTGCTGCCCGTCTCGCTGAAGCTGACCCTCCTGACCCTGTCCTGCGCCCTGATCATGTCGGGTTTCGGGTTGGCGGTGTCTGCCTATGTCAGAAGCTCCGCTCTCGTTGCAGCCACGACAGGGCTGTTCCTTTTGCTCGCCGCCGGGGCTCCGCTGCTGATCGGGCGGCAGATCAGGCAGGCTCTTCGGGAGCGTGACGACAGCCCGTCCGACGATTTCTCGGTGTTCGACGAGGTGACGGTCGCCTCCTTCGACCTGCCTGTCGCCGAATTGCCGCCTTTCGGCGAGTTTTCCGCTTTCGAGGAAACGCCCGCGCCGGACGAGGACGAGGCCCTGCGCCGCATGCAGAAGGCACAGGCCGTCGATCGCCTGCGCGACGGCATCACCCACGACCTCAACAACAAGCTGATGGTGATCGGCGCCAATATCGATGCGGCGGCGCGCCAGCTGAAGGATCAGCCGATCCTGCAGCGCAAGCTGCTGTCGGCGCTTGTCGCTGCCGATCAGGCTGCCAAGCTCATCGCGCAATCGACAGCTTTCGCCCGGCAGGGCGAATCCAAGCTGCAATACGTGAACATCTCGGAACAGGTGGGCTCGGTGGCCGACCTGATGAGCCGGTCGCTCCTGCGCGACACGGTCGAGCTGCGCCTGTCGCTCGCAGACGATCTCTGGTCCATCGAGGCCAATCCCGATGACGTCCAGACCGCCATCGTAACCTTGAGCGCCCATGTTCGCGATGCCCTGCCGCAGGGCGGCACCATCACGCTCGAGGCCCGCAACGTGCAGGTCGAGAAGGGCTCGCTTCCGGACCTGACGCGGGAGGGAGAGTTCGTTCAGCTCACGATCCGCAGCGCCGGGCCGGACGAGGAGCGGCAGACGGCTTCATCGATCGAGCTGGAGCCGAGCTTCGCCCTGCGCGACCTGGACCTGTCGTCTTGGTTGTCCCTGCGCCAGAGCCTGCATTTCCTGCAGGGCCTGGGCGGCGCCTCGGAAGTACGCCGGGACGGAGCAGGTACCGCCATCGTTCTCTATCTGCCGCGGGCCGACGCCGCCACCCTGCTGCCGGCCGGCGCCGTGAGCGAGGACGATCCGGCGGAGGAGAGCGTGCCCAACCACACGGAAATCCTGGTGGTGGACGACGAGCTCGAAGTGGCGCTCGCCCTGCAATCGACACTCGAGGAATTCGGCTACGTGACCAGCATCGCGACCGATGCCGCACAGGCCGTAAAAAGCCTGAGCATGCGCAGGCCTTCCCTCGTCCTGGCGGATGTGGCCATGCCCGGCACGATGAACGGCGTCATGCTGGCGCGCGAGGTGCGTCAGACCTTCCCGAGCCTGCCGGTGCTGCTGATCACGGGCAATCCCGTCGTCGCCGGCGAGGACAGCGAATTTCCGCTCCTGCAGAAGCCGATCCTGAGCCGCGATCTGCATGCGGCGATCCAGCGGCATCTGAGCGTGCGCAACGAGGACGACAACAAGGTCATCCCCCTGTTCCCGCGCGCATCGAGGCGTGTGCGCTGAAGCTTCCACACCCGGGAGTCCTCAATGATGGATCGCCGGATCTTCCTCGGCCTGCTCGCGGCTGTTGGCGCCGCTGCACCGCTCCGGTGGGGCCAAGCCCTGGCCGCCGATCCTGTTCCGGCAGCCAGGAACGTGGTGCTCGTGCACGGGCTGTTCGCCGATGGATCGTGCTGGACTGAAGTTATTCCGCGCCTGCAGGCGGTCGGGCTCAACGTCACATCCATTCAAAACCCTTTGACGACGCTCGATGAGGCCGTTGCGGCAACCCAGCGTGTGCTGGCACGGCAGGAAGGGCCGACCGTCCTGGTCGGACATTCCTTCGCAGGCATGATCGTCACGGAAGCGGGCGTTGATCCAAAGATATCGGCGCTCGTCTATGTGGCGGCGCGGGCGCCCGATGCCGGCGAGGATTACGCGGCTCTCGCCATGCAGTATCCGACGCCGCCTGCGACGGCAGGCATCGTCTATGACGGCGATGAGGGCCGGCTCAGCGAGGCCGCGTTCCTGCGCGATTTCGCGGGCGACCTGCCGGAGGCGCGAGCGAAGGTGCTCTACGCCGTGCAGGAGCCGTTTCACAAGGCGCTGCTGGCCGGCAGGACGAAGCAGGCGGCCTGGCGGTCGAAGCCGAGCTTTTATGCGGTCTCCACCCAGGATCGGACGATCAATCCCGACCTGCAGCGCTTCATGGCCAAGCGGATGGGCGCGGAAACGATCGAGGTGAAGGCGAGCCATCTCTCCCTCATCTCGCAGCCTGAGATCATCGCCGCGCTGATCCTGAAGGCGGCAGGTCGTTAACGCGTTCAACATCTCCTGCCAGCACTGCGGCAGAGAGTGAAATCACGGCGTTCCGAGCTGCATCGGCAAGCGCCGCGAACAGCCGCTGATGCGGTTTCTTCCAGACCAGAAGCTCGGGATGCCATTGCACGCCGAGCAGGAACGGAGCTGTCTCGCTCTCGATCGCCTGCACGATGCCGCTCTCGTCACGCGCAGCGATCCTCAGGTTTCGCCCGAGCCGGTCGACCGACTGGTGATGAAGCGCATTCACCAAGCAGGGATTGCAGCGCAGGATACGATCGAGGCGCGACCCGGATTCGACGGACACCGTCTTGCGCGGCAGGACCGTGCGCATCTTCGGCGCCTGCACATAGACTTCGTAGATATCGGTGTGAAGCGTGCCGCCGAGCGCCACGTTGATCATCTGCGAGCCGCGGCAGATGCCGAGCACGGGAAGGCTTGCGGGAATGGCCGCCTTGAGCAGGCCCAGCTCCATCTTGTCGCGCTCGGGATCGATGCGCACGTCGGGCAGAACCTGCCCGCCGTAGATCTCTGCGCCGATATCGTCGCCGCCGCCGATGACGAGGCCCTGCAGCGGCTCTGACGGCATCGGATCCCCGGGCATGATACGGACCGAGCGCGCGCCGGCGCGGGCGAGCGCCAGCCGGTGCATCAGGTAGCTGCGCCAACCGCCGCGCCGGGACGTGGTGACGCCGATGAGGGGGCGCGTCATGATCGTAGGACCTGCTCCGCTACGTTGGCCCAGCTCTTGTCCTCGCCTTCGAAGGACAGGAAGGCCGCGCCGAAGGCGTCGAGCCGCTCGCGGTCGGCGGCGAGGCGCTCCACGCAGACCCACCGATTCCAGTCCGGCGCGATGCTCCAGCCGGGATCGCTCAGGCGGGCATCGGGCAGGCGGTAGTGAAAGGTGGGCCGCCCGTTGATCTTCTCGTTCGGAAGCACTGCGCGCACGCGCGTCTCGTCGAAGTAATGCAGCAGCGGCAGAAGATCGAGATCGCGGTTCCGGGTCGGATTGAAGGCGAGATAGTCGTCGATGAAGGCAGCTATGTCCGGCCAATAATTTGGCGATGCGATCCTGCGCACGTATTCGGTGGGAAAGGGATCGGCGAAACCGAGGAGGTTGCGCGTTGCATCCGGCGAGGCCTCGCGCCGGAGCCATGAATTGAGCAGCGCGAAGCTCTTCATGAAAGCCGTGACAGTGGCTGCATCCAGCCGCGGGGCTTCCGGATTGAAATGCAGGCCGAAGGCGTAGACAAGCGCGTCCTGCGTCCCCTTGGCGCCGACCCCGCGCAGGATCGTCAGGATGCGGTTGATCTCCTGCAGCCGGTCGAGCGGAATCGGTGCGGTGACGAGTTCGCACGGGACGAGATAGCGCGCGGCGAAGCCGAAGAGGGCGGCGATCTTGGGCAGGACCCCGCTTCGGGTTCCGCTCTGCTTGCCCGGATGCAGGATCCGGCTGTCGAGCTCCACCGTCAGGTCGCCGATGACCGATTCCTTGAGCGTGAAGGCATGGGGATCCTCCTCGATCAGCCGGCCGCCGAGGGCTTCCTGCAGGGCCTGCACAGCCTTCTCGGCAGAAGGGCCGACGAACTCGATTTCGACGCCGACCGTGCGCATTTCGCCCCGCGCGTTGTGCAGGATCGGGGGCAGGTCGAAATCGATGTCGGTCGAGAGCGCCGTCTGCGCCATCGGGAACTCCAAAAATCCACACGGAAACGCGAGCGATAGGGAACGGGCGCGCTTCGGCTCAGGTTCCTTCGAACGCCGCCGGTCCTCCGCGCCGGGCCAAGGTGTGGCTTTCCGACGGCAGGTTGGCTGGAGCATCGGACCCAAAAGTGGAAGCCACTTTTGGGGTCCATCCGATGCTTCTTCCTGCCTGGCGCATCGTTTGGCGGAAAACCGGGGTCCACTTTTCCGCACGATGCGCTAAAAGCGCGCCATCATGATTGCGAGAGATTCGACCTATCAAAGAGCCGCCTGGCTGGCGGAACTGCGCGCCACCTTGTCCCTCGGCTGGCCGCTGGTGCTCGCAACCCTTGCGCAGACCGCCCTGATCACGTCCGACGTCATTCTCATGGGCTGGATGGGGTCGGAGGCTCTGGCGGCGGGCGCGCTCGGCACGAATGTCTATTTCGCCTTCCTGATCTTCGGCATCGGCCTCGTCAACGCGACCTCGCCGATGATCGCCGAGGAGCTGGGCCGCAAGCGCCATTCCGTCCGCGAGGTCCGCCGCACCGTCCGCCAGGGCCTTTGGGCTTCGGTCACCGTCGCCATTCCGATCTGGATCGTGACATGGAACGGCGAAAAGCTGCTGCTCGCCATCGGGCAGGCACCCGGGCTTGCCCATAATGCCGGCGAGTATGTGCGTGCGCTCCAGTGGAGCATCCTGCCGTTCCTGCTCTTCCTGGTGCTGCGCTCCTTCCTGGCGGCACTGGAGCGGCCCGGCTGGGCCCTGTTCATCGGCCTGCTCGCCATCCCGGTCAATTTCGCGGCGGCCTATGCCCTGATGTTCGGTTCCTTCGGCCTGCCGGCCTTGGGGCTGATCGGAGCAGGCCTCGG
Protein-coding regions in this window:
- a CDS encoding thermonuclease family protein, which gives rise to MTGTTLRIVLAASLWAISSPALAQRAQGEPGCLALTQPDRLQDLTPEGDLNLASGRLAKLSGIRLPDEPPHRDMALSWLRARIDRSLRVEASSGTPDRWNRVSVRIRLSEEPAAPDWSRTLVEAGLAIVDPGIDEVFCQPELLPLEAFARERRLGVWADDRYKPLDVSQPERLRDRAGRFVLVEGRIRSIGERTQRTYLNFGGLWAEDFTIIIPRKTWKRMSDRGMGAEALKGRRIRARGILQPWQGTAFSIVIPEMIERLEGDRLPR
- a CDS encoding sugar phosphorylase; this translates as MAQTLRDFLRQVQNLPPDTLLCVAEVDEAFAAHVEEVEIVENAKEQDRKAQGTEAVELGNGSQTVVVIRW
- a CDS encoding AI-2E family transporter, with the translated sequence MQERVEAPPPPPSDSAPNARKRRTTRFVGAALLLALTLWMIQSYLITLGWAVIIAISVWPLYRRVQARFGGSRIAAPLLVTACLAILLLVPIALALTEIGREGQFALQWLTNLQQNGLPAPDWVHRLPLVGDQLAAWWQAHLGRPQSAGELLSGIDGETVTGWSKTLGGALISHLLHAFLTFLTLFILLRSGDEIGHHVLAVIDRWFGHPGERLAESMAAAVRGTVNGTILVAVGEGILIGIGYLVAGVPNAALFAILTAAFAMLPLGAWIAFGTAAVALVLTGGPILAAAAIVGWGAAVMLIGDNLVQPALIGGAVRLPFLWTLLGILGGLETFGLIGLFLGPVLMAALLTIWRQQSASVPGRPP
- a CDS encoding YoaK family protein yields the protein MNGPPTIRQQHSLTTRSVRSVKGIAASERSDAADTLLGLVLTFVAGAINAGGFLAVGHYTSHMSGILSSMADNLALGALGVVGLGFAAFLPFVLGAACSAILINWGRRHSLHSRFAMPLALEALLLLGFGILGWLAQPSPGFVAVAVPLLCFIMGLQNATVTKISGARMRTTHVTGIVTDIGIELGKLAYWNRDKSKADRVLADRGKLRLLVLLLCSFFIGGVIGAIGFDRIGLLFSLPFAALLLLLSVPPLVEDLLSRSHPG
- a CDS encoding glycoside hydrolase family 3 N-terminal domain-containing protein — its product is MRLSDVPGLTQLTLALAMTATFLPMAGAQEAIERRVNELLAQMTLEEKVGQLNLVSHGPPLRWEDISEGKAGALLNFNSAPDVARAQALARQSRLKIPPLFGLDVLHGFRTQFPLPLGEAAAFSPRISRFASEWAAKEAAYVGVNWTFAPMADLSRDSRWGRIVEGFGEDPTLGAALTAARVEGFRKGGLAAAAKHFAGYGAPQGGRDYDTTYIPRAEMYDTYLPPFRAAVEAGTASFMAAFNALNGEPSTANPWLLTDVLRKQWGFDGFVTSDWVGIGELINHGIAADGAEAARKAILAGVDMDMMGLLYIKHLPDEVRAGRVPESVIDESVRRVLRTKFRMGLFDRPDIDTSHLDSAFPSPESRQAAREVARETFVLLQNRGDVLPIPSSVRSVAVVGPLADAPHDQMGPHAARGHKEDSVSILEGIRRRAEGAGIAVHHAPACDLFCRNTEGLQAAVDAAKRSDFVIAVFGEPQELSGEAASRAHMELNGKQIEVLEALAGTGKPVALVIVGGRPQVLGPVAESFPSILMTWYPGTEAGPAVADVLFGDVSPSGKLPVTWPRATGQMPIYYNRLPTGRPTLPNNRFTLHYIDEAITPLYPFGWGLSYTQFAYSDTAIAQKQIGEGETLEVSVTVKNTGARDGQEVVQLYTRDPVASRSRPLRELKAFEKIALKPGEAKRVTLQVPVESLGFHLDDGTYLVEAGTIQVFVGGNSLAEPIGDAEIVKTFRIPPMERRASAAIGIVE
- a CDS encoding response regulator encodes the protein MLPVSLKLTLLTLSCALIMSGFGLAVSAYVRSSALVAATTGLFLLLAAGAPLLIGRQIRQALRERDDSPSDDFSVFDEVTVASFDLPVAELPPFGEFSAFEETPAPDEDEALRRMQKAQAVDRLRDGITHDLNNKLMVIGANIDAAARQLKDQPILQRKLLSALVAADQAAKLIAQSTAFARQGESKLQYVNISEQVGSVADLMSRSLLRDTVELRLSLADDLWSIEANPDDVQTAIVTLSAHVRDALPQGGTITLEARNVQVEKGSLPDLTREGEFVQLTIRSAGPDEERQTASSIELEPSFALRDLDLSSWLSLRQSLHFLQGLGGASEVRRDGAGTAIVLYLPRADAATLLPAGAVSEDDPAEESVPNHTEILVVDDELEVALALQSTLEEFGYVTSIATDAAQAVKSLSMRRPSLVLADVAMPGTMNGVMLAREVRQTFPSLPVLLITGNPVVAGEDSEFPLLQKPILSRDLHAAIQRHLSVRNEDDNKVIPLFPRASRRVR
- a CDS encoding alpha/beta fold hydrolase, which gives rise to MMDRRIFLGLLAAVGAAAPLRWGQALAADPVPAARNVVLVHGLFADGSCWTEVIPRLQAVGLNVTSIQNPLTTLDEAVAATQRVLARQEGPTVLVGHSFAGMIVTEAGVDPKISALVYVAARAPDAGEDYAALAMQYPTPPATAGIVYDGDEGRLSEAAFLRDFAGDLPEARAKVLYAVQEPFHKALLAGRTKQAAWRSKPSFYAVSTQDRTINPDLQRFMAKRMGAETIEVKASHLSLISQPEIIAALILKAAGR
- a CDS encoding gamma-glutamyl-gamma-aminobutyrate hydrolase family protein; this translates as MTRPLIGVTTSRRGGWRSYLMHRLALARAGARSVRIMPGDPMPSEPLQGLVIGGGDDIGAEIYGGQVLPDVRIDPERDKMELGLLKAAIPASLPVLGICRGSQMINVALGGTLHTDIYEVYVQAPKMRTVLPRKTVSVESGSRLDRILRCNPCLVNALHHQSVDRLGRNLRIAARDESGIVQAIESETAPFLLGVQWHPELLVWKKPHQRLFAALADAARNAVISLSAAVLAGDVERVNDLPPSGSARR
- a CDS encoding amidoligase family protein, with protein sequence MAQTALSTDIDFDLPPILHNARGEMRTVGVEIEFVGPSAEKAVQALQEALGGRLIEEDPHAFTLKESVIGDLTVELDSRILHPGKQSGTRSGVLPKIAALFGFAARYLVPCELVTAPIPLDRLQEINRILTILRGVGAKGTQDALVYAFGLHFNPEAPRLDAATVTAFMKSFALLNSWLRREASPDATRNLLGFADPFPTEYVRRIASPNYWPDIAAFIDDYLAFNPTRNRDLDLLPLLHYFDETRVRAVLPNEKINGRPTFHYRLPDARLSDPGWSIAPDWNRWVCVERLAADRERLDAFGAAFLSFEGEDKSWANVAEQVLRS